One window of Bos javanicus breed banteng chromosome 1, ARS-OSU_banteng_1.0, whole genome shotgun sequence genomic DNA carries:
- the S100B gene encoding protein S100-B translates to MSELEKAVVALIDVFHQYSGREGDKHKLKKSELKELINNELSHFLEEIKEQEVVDKVMETLDSDGDGECDFQEFMAFVAMITTACHEFFEHE, encoded by the exons ATGTCTGAGTTAGAGAAGGCCGTGGTGGCCCTCATTGACGTCTTCCATCAATATTCCGGGAGGGAAGGTGACAAGCACAAGCTGAAGAAGTCAGAACTCAAGGAGCTCATCAACAATGAACTTTCTCATTTTTTAGAG GAAATCAAAGAGCAGGAGGTTGTGGACAAAGTCATGGAGACACTGGACAGTGATGGGGACGGCGAATGTGACTTCCAGGAATTTATGGCTTTCGTTGCCATGATTACCACTGCCTGCCACGAGTTCTTCGAACACgaataa